In Candidatus Zymogenus saltonus, the genomic window GATCAGGGATATCTCGTTTAATGATATTTTGAGACGGGAACCGGTAAACCTCGATGTCCCGTTGATAGAGGATTTCATTCGCGGAAAGAGCGTCCTGATAACGGGGGCGGGGGGGTCGATCGGATCGGAGCTGTGCAGAAAGGTCATGAAGTTCAAGGCCGGAAAGCTTATCATCTTCGAGCGGAACGACACAAACCTCCATGAGATAAAGTACGAGATCGAAAACCTATTTGCCGATATCCCTTCCGTATCGATCCTGGGCTCCATTACAGACGAGAAGAAGGTGGAGAAGGTCTTCAACGACCATAGGGTGGACCTCGTCTTTCACGCGGCGGCCTACAAGCACGTCCCGTTGATGGAGTTCGAGCCTGTCGAGGCCGTGAGGAACAACGTCTTCGGCACGAAGACGGTTGTGGACATCTCGCTTAAGCACAACGTTGAGAAGTTCGTCCTTGTCTCCACCGACAAGGCGGTCAGGCCCGTAAACGTAATGGGGGCCACAAAACGTCTCGCCGAGCTCTACGTCCAGTCCCTCTCCAACTCGAAAAATTGTGATTTCCTCACCGTCCGCTTCGGGAACGTGGTGGGAAGCTCCGGGAGCGTCATTCCCCTCTTTCTCAAGCAGATAGGGAGGGGCGGGCCGGTCACCGTAACGGACGCAGAAGCGACCCGGTTTTTCATGACGATCCCCGAGGCCGCAAGCCTCATCCTGCAGGCGGCGGCCATGGGCAAGGGGAGCGAGATATTCATGCTCGACATGGGTGAGCCGGTGAAGGTCCTTGATCTCGCCCACGATCTCATCAGGCTCCACGGGAAGGTTCCCAACGTGGACATCGATATAAGGTTTATCGGCATGAGGCCGGGGGAGAAGCTTTTCGAGGAGCTCTTGGTCGAGGGGGAGGGGATAATACCCACCGAGCACCCGAAGATAATGGTCAAGAGGTCCATCGATGTGAGCAGGGCCGAGGTCATCAAAAGTATTGAGGAGATGAGCCTCTTGATCGAAAACGGCGATCCGGACGTTGTAATTAAAAAGCTTTGCGAAGTCGTCCCTGACTACATTCGGAAGTAAGGAAAAAAACCGAGGGGCCCTTTGATTTGCTCCGAGGTTTTTGTTTTTTTACCAATATTGAGAAGGGATTTCTATTATGGGAAATGACAGAGTACTTGCCTTGAATTCGAGTCCGAACATGGCGAACGGAAACACCGCCCGCATCTTGAATCCGTTCATAGACGGCATGAAGGATGCCGGGGCCGAGGTGGAGCTGTTCTACCTGAAGAAGATGAAGATAGGGCCATGCCTGGGCTGCCTGAAGTGTTGGACGAAGACGCCGGGCGAGTGCATAATAAGAGACGATATGGACGAGCTGTTTCCGAAGATAAAGGATGCGGATATACTGGTATTTGCGACTCCCCTCTACTGGGACGGCGTCTCCGGCCTCATGAAGATGTTCATGGACAGGATGACGCCCCTGGGAGAGCCGTTCATAGAGGTAATAGACGGTCGATCGAGACACCCGGTAAGAGAGGGTTATGCCCACGGGAAGCTGGTGCTCGTCTCCACGTGCGGCTTCTTCGAGGAGATAAACTTCGAGCCGATGCTTATCCACATGAAGGCCGTGGCGCATAACCTCAGGAGGGAGTTCGCCGGGGCGCTCCTTCGCCCCAACGCCATGTCGATAAAGCCCGCAGAGCACTTCAACATTTCACTGGACGATATATTCGAGGCGGCGGAAACGGCGGGAAGGGAGCTGATCAGGGACGGCAAGATGTCCGACGAGACGGTCACCAAGGTGGGGCGGGAGTTCATCTCCCTTGAGCAGTTCGCCGAAAACGCCAACACCTACTTTGGGAAGCTGTACAAGAAGCTCGGCCAGAAACATACGATGGAGGAGTGATCGATGTGAAGGGGGTGGAGACGAGGGATTCTGCTTTTTCGTGACGTAAAATCGGCGGGATTGGGTGGAAGCGGTTATTGGAACCAATGGCTGTTTTCCCCGCCGTGTAAATCAATATAATCAAGGGGGGAAAGGTCTGAGACCGATCCCCCCCTCACATTTTATTAAAAAGATATGTGCTCCCTTTACTTCTTTTCCTCGACAAGTTTCACCCTGGCCACCTTTTTCAAATCCCTTACGTAGTAGTAGGAGCCAATGAAGAACATGACTCCGCCGAAGAGGGTGAAAAGTGGAAGGAGTCCAAAACCGGGGAGGAGATCGAAGTC contains:
- a CDS encoding flavodoxin family protein, whose translation is MGNDRVLALNSSPNMANGNTARILNPFIDGMKDAGAEVELFYLKKMKIGPCLGCLKCWTKTPGECIIRDDMDELFPKIKDADILVFATPLYWDGVSGLMKMFMDRMTPLGEPFIEVIDGRSRHPVREGYAHGKLVLVSTCGFFEEINFEPMLIHMKAVAHNLRREFAGALLRPNAMSIKPAEHFNISLDDIFEAAETAGRELIRDGKMSDETVTKVGREFISLEQFAENANTYFGKLYKKLGQKHTMEE
- a CDS encoding polysaccharide biosynthesis protein, with product MAEIVKKVHTRTKNVYIILTGDIFLLVLANIFAYLIRFEGIISGWAVNAFVMTIFPIIILKLISFYYFNLYRGMWRYTGIVDLGNIFFACSVSSGLIILAILFFFRFEGFSRGVFIIDYLLTFIFIGAFRLAIRVFLNRGFDFRGLIFRDYSDMKKIIIIGAGDAGEKLAREITGNKKLKYRLIGFIDDDPRKKGLQIHGIPILGTTENIKKTAFESSVDEAVIAIPSATGADIKRILSLCEDANIKTRTIPGLGELFGDTISVKKIRDISFNDILRREPVNLDVPLIEDFIRGKSVLITGAGGSIGSELCRKVMKFKAGKLIIFERNDTNLHEIKYEIENLFADIPSVSILGSITDEKKVEKVFNDHRVDLVFHAAAYKHVPLMEFEPVEAVRNNVFGTKTVVDISLKHNVEKFVLVSTDKAVRPVNVMGATKRLAELYVQSLSNSKNCDFLTVRFGNVVGSSGSVIPLFLKQIGRGGPVTVTDAEATRFFMTIPEAASLILQAAAMGKGSEIFMLDMGEPVKVLDLAHDLIRLHGKVPNVDIDIRFIGMRPGEKLFEELLVEGEGIIPTEHPKIMVKRSIDVSRAEVIKSIEEMSLLIENGDPDVVIKKLCEVVPDYIRK